In the genome of Gloeotrichia echinulata CP02, one region contains:
- a CDS encoding glycosyltransferase family 2 protein, whose translation MGWLAIQVCLIIVFLWCLSSRQKKFLPDDQLPKTAVILCLRGADQTLANCLRSLLNQNYPQYDLKLIIDSQEDPAWKIASDTISKEEATNVEISPLKIIRPNCSLKCSSLVQAVSELDDSYKIVALVNADTITPPHWLRQLVSPLANSKVGATTGNCWYVPTGNNWGSLVRYVGNVSTVVQMYLFGIPWGGSLAIKTDVLRQTGLLDKWSQALREDFMIPSVLGKYKMQVKFVPSLMILNRQECDLPSLRNSIERQLLCSRLYHPRWSAVVGDAISSILFPILVSIFLLGALFTGDWQGAALLFSYYSTYTLGLLWLMLILEAGVRQVIHYHGQPLTQLSFATVFKMLIAIPLTQWIYGLGLLSCMRMSTVKWRGVTYRVTSPWNVQLVEHQPNQLFNQSGDRKVC comes from the coding sequence ATGGGTTGGCTGGCTATTCAGGTATGTTTAATCATTGTCTTTTTGTGGTGTCTGAGTTCTCGCCAGAAAAAGTTTTTACCAGATGACCAGTTACCCAAAACGGCAGTAATTCTCTGTCTACGCGGCGCAGATCAGACTCTAGCCAACTGTTTGCGATCGCTCTTGAATCAAAACTACCCACAGTATGATTTAAAGTTAATAATTGATAGTCAGGAAGATCCAGCCTGGAAAATTGCTAGCGATACCATCAGCAAGGAAGAAGCGACTAATGTTGAAATTAGTCCTTTAAAGATTATCCGCCCAAATTGTAGTCTTAAATGCAGTTCTTTAGTCCAAGCCGTTTCAGAATTAGACGATTCCTACAAAATAGTTGCTTTAGTTAATGCGGATACAATCACTCCTCCTCATTGGCTGCGACAATTAGTTAGTCCTCTAGCTAATTCCAAAGTGGGAGCAACAACAGGTAACTGTTGGTACGTCCCCACAGGTAACAATTGGGGGTCATTGGTGCGCTATGTTGGTAACGTCTCCACAGTCGTGCAGATGTACCTATTCGGGATTCCTTGGGGTGGGTCTTTAGCTATCAAAACAGACGTGCTGCGCCAAACAGGACTGCTAGATAAGTGGAGTCAAGCCTTGCGCGAAGATTTCATGATCCCTAGCGTCTTGGGTAAATATAAAATGCAGGTGAAATTTGTGCCTTCTTTGATGATTCTCAATCGCCAAGAGTGCGATTTACCTAGCTTGAGAAACTCAATTGAGCGCCAACTTCTGTGTTCTCGACTTTATCATCCCCGTTGGTCGGCTGTAGTGGGTGATGCTATTTCCAGCATCTTGTTTCCGATTCTCGTCAGCATATTCTTACTAGGGGCATTATTCACCGGCGATTGGCAAGGTGCGGCTTTATTGTTTAGTTACTATAGCACCTACACATTAGGATTACTCTGGCTGATGCTAATTTTAGAAGCAGGAGTGCGGCAAGTAATTCACTATCATGGTCAACCCCTAACACAATTGTCATTTGCCACAGTCTTCAAAATGTTAATCGCAATTCCCTTAACACAGTGGATTTATGGGTTAGGATTATTGTCTTGTATGAGAATGTCAACAGTCAAGTGGCGCGGCGTTACCTATCGAGTTACAAGCCCTTGGAACGTCCAGTTAGTCGAACACCAGCCTAATCAGTTATTCAATCAATCAGGCGATCGCAAAGTCTGCTGA
- a CDS encoding glycosyltransferase: protein MKHQPLRIALFTGLYAPFLTGVSVAVHQRVRWLLQQGHEVFLIHPEFNDQYPKQVGNRPMAGIDELQVFPNFSSYAFPTKPLIFYKSLPQPLSYQHWSDTKLLEKYQPDIIVVEEAPQMRGFYSLYLQGYGRPVGVEYAKKTDTPIISIFHTDIVAYIQYYFGNVFFNLLRPILPLIVKQFSETYTLNLFSSREQLAKYQSLNAQRSEYLPYQGIDCEKFHPRNICYNPIPDDHRPTLLFVGRITAEKNVIQLLDAFPFIAATIPDVHLVIVGSGPQDAEVRERAEQYKSGVTIWGESHGTELLGWFARADIFVNPSVTENFCTTTNEALASGTPVVAALAPSTSEQICPGYNGFLAAPNKPTDFAQKVIAILENPELKAKMSQQARPSIIEFDWSACTQKFEDRLYKLIAAGNK, encoded by the coding sequence ATGAAGCACCAACCTCTGCGAATTGCACTTTTTACAGGATTGTATGCTCCATTCTTAACTGGGGTATCAGTCGCAGTACATCAGCGAGTTCGCTGGTTGTTACAACAGGGACATGAAGTATTTCTGATTCACCCAGAATTCAATGACCAGTACCCTAAACAAGTTGGTAATCGTCCTATGGCTGGGATAGATGAGTTACAGGTTTTTCCTAACTTTTCTTCCTATGCATTTCCCACAAAACCACTCATTTTCTACAAATCTTTACCTCAACCATTGAGCTATCAACATTGGAGCGATACCAAATTACTGGAGAAATACCAGCCTGACATTATTGTGGTTGAAGAAGCTCCACAAATGAGAGGTTTTTACTCACTTTACTTACAAGGTTATGGTCGCCCTGTAGGAGTGGAATACGCCAAGAAAACGGATACCCCAATTATATCTATCTTCCATACAGATATTGTTGCCTATATTCAATATTACTTCGGAAATGTTTTCTTTAATTTGCTTCGTCCCATCTTACCACTAATAGTTAAACAGTTCAGTGAGACTTATACTCTGAATTTATTTTCCTCGCGAGAACAGTTAGCTAAATACCAAAGCTTAAACGCTCAACGCAGTGAATACCTACCCTATCAAGGAATCGATTGCGAGAAATTTCACCCCCGAAACATCTGCTATAACCCGATTCCTGACGACCACAGACCGACTTTGTTGTTCGTAGGACGCATCACTGCAGAAAAAAATGTCATCCAACTTTTAGATGCATTTCCGTTTATTGCAGCCACAATTCCTGATGTCCATTTGGTGATTGTTGGTAGCGGTCCCCAAGATGCAGAAGTTCGTGAACGTGCCGAACAATATAAATCTGGCGTTACCATTTGGGGAGAGTCCCACGGTACAGAACTTTTAGGTTGGTTTGCTCGCGCCGACATATTTGTTAACCCCTCTGTCACCGAAAATTTCTGCACCACAACTAACGAAGCTTTAGCTTCTGGAACTCCTGTAGTTGCAGCCCTTGCACCTTCAACATCAGAGCAGATTTGTCCCGGTTACAATGGTTTTCTCGCCGCACCCAACAAACCAACAGATTTCGCCCAAAAGGTGATTGCAATTCTCGAAAATCCCGAACTCAAAGCAAAAATGTCTCAGCAGGCTCGTCCCTCGATCATAGAATTTGATTGGTCAGCATGTACGCAAAAGTTTGAAGACAGACTTTATAAATTGATTGCTGCAGGTAATAAATAG
- a CDS encoding RNA-guided endonuclease TnpB family protein: MLKAVKVRLYPTIEQQEALAKSFGCARWYWNYALNACIQHYKETGKSLKLSVYKAYLPQLKVEHPWLKEDCYSAVLQCVAINLNKAYTNFFEGRAKFPSFKSKHHKQSLQYPQNVKVVGKSLEIPKIGVVKAVFHRPIEGKLKTVTISKTPTDKYFASILCEVEQEAREQGSLSRGEGTERDSTPHLREPLNRSGGLRPMFRSAPRLLEGVISPCSDPPSPCLFVDGDVSQSSGNKILGIDLGLKDFAIVHDGNEVTKYSNPKHLKRHEKNLARKQKKFARKVKGSNSRNKYKKLVAKVHERVSNSRQDFLHKLSRKLIDESQVIIVENLNVLGMVRNRKLSKSISDVGWGMFVNFCDYKLKHKEGQLVEIGRFFPSSKTCSCCGHVLEELTLDIREWDCPSCGTRHDRDGNAALNIRNEGIRILSMDGGNPVLADGGRVRPPARKSKGQQSLKSEAHTVPGRVGVG, translated from the coding sequence GTGTTGAAAGCGGTTAAGGTTAGACTTTACCCAACAATCGAACAACAGGAAGCGCTAGCCAAATCGTTCGGTTGTGCTAGATGGTATTGGAACTATGCCTTAAATGCTTGCATTCAACACTATAAAGAAACAGGAAAATCATTAAAATTAAGTGTCTATAAGGCTTATCTTCCACAGCTAAAGGTAGAGCATCCTTGGTTAAAAGAGGATTGTTATTCTGCTGTTTTACAGTGCGTAGCAATCAATTTGAACAAGGCTTACACGAACTTCTTTGAGGGTCGAGCTAAGTTTCCCTCTTTTAAATCAAAGCATCACAAACAATCACTCCAATATCCTCAAAACGTTAAAGTAGTGGGGAAAAGTTTGGAGATTCCCAAGATTGGTGTCGTGAAAGCAGTTTTTCATAGACCAATTGAAGGGAAACTTAAGACTGTCACTATCAGCAAGACTCCTACAGATAAATACTTTGCTTCAATATTGTGTGAAGTTGAACAAGAGGCAAGGGAGCAGGGATCTCTTAGCAGGGGAGAAGGAACAGAAAGGGATTCGACCCCACATTTACGAGAACCACTTAACAGAAGTGGGGGACTCAGACCCATGTTCCGCTCCGCTCCACGGCTCTTGGAAGGGGTCATTTCCCCCTGCTCAGATCCCCCTTCCCCCTGCCTCTTCGTTGACGGTGATGTAAGTCAATCAAGTGGTAACAAAATACTAGGTATTGACCTTGGGTTGAAAGACTTTGCTATTGTTCACGATGGTAATGAAGTCACCAAGTATTCAAATCCAAAACACCTGAAACGCCATGAAAAGAATCTAGCTAGGAAGCAGAAAAAATTTGCTCGTAAAGTTAAAGGGAGTAATTCCAGAAACAAATATAAAAAACTAGTAGCCAAGGTTCATGAGAGAGTATCAAATTCCCGTCAAGACTTTTTGCACAAACTGAGCAGGAAGCTGATAGACGAAAGCCAAGTCATCATTGTAGAAAATCTCAATGTTTTGGGAATGGTTCGGAATCGCAAGTTATCAAAATCAATATCTGACGTGGGATGGGGAATGTTTGTTAACTTCTGTGACTACAAGTTGAAACATAAAGAAGGACAACTTGTAGAGATTGGAAGGTTTTTTCCTAGCTCCAAAACCTGTTCATGCTGTGGTCATGTCCTAGAAGAGTTGACTCTTGATATTCGTGAATGGGATTGTCCTAGTTGCGGCACTCGTCATGACCGTGATGGTAATGCAGCACTGAACATCAGAAATGAAGGAATTCGGATATTATCTATGGACGGAGGGAACCCCGTTCTTGCTGATGGAGGCCGTGTAAGACCACCTGCTCGCAAGAGTAAGGGGCAACAGTCATTGAAATCAGAAGCCCACACCGTACCCGGTAGGGTCGGTGTTGGGTAG
- a CDS encoding D-alanine--D-alanine ligase family protein has translation MTKLRVGLLFGGRSGEHEVSISSARAIARALSAEENASKYEILPFYIQKDGLWLFGEVAQQVLASGVTIQEQSQKTNLWQFPPQTQLVDIWFPVLHGPNGEDGTIQGLFTLMQVPFVGSGVLGSAMGMDKIAMKLAFGQAGIPQVKYKALTRAQIWSNPCVFPKLCDEIETELGYPCFVKPANLGSSVGIAKVRSRSELEGALDNAASYDRRIIVEAGVVAREVECAVLGNDQPQASVVGEITFDSDFYDYETKYTAGRADLHIPAKLPDTITNQIKDLALQAFTAIDAAGLARVDFFYVEATGEVLINEINTFPGFTATSMYPQLWADSGIPFPELVDRLIQLALA, from the coding sequence ATGACTAAACTGCGGGTGGGGTTGCTGTTTGGCGGTCGTTCTGGAGAGCATGAAGTTTCCATCAGTTCAGCACGGGCGATCGCTAGAGCTTTAAGTGCAGAAGAAAATGCTAGCAAGTACGAAATATTGCCTTTTTATATCCAAAAAGATGGATTATGGCTTTTTGGGGAGGTCGCGCAACAAGTTTTAGCCTCTGGCGTGACGATACAAGAGCAATCACAGAAGACTAACCTTTGGCAATTCCCACCACAGACACAACTAGTCGATATTTGGTTTCCCGTTCTCCACGGTCCCAATGGTGAAGATGGTACAATTCAAGGCTTATTCACCTTGATGCAAGTCCCCTTTGTTGGTTCTGGGGTCTTAGGTTCGGCAATGGGTATGGATAAAATTGCCATGAAATTAGCCTTTGGTCAAGCGGGAATACCACAGGTTAAATATAAAGCCTTAACGAGAGCGCAAATTTGGTCAAATCCTTGTGTATTTCCCAAACTTTGTGATGAAATAGAGACAGAATTAGGCTACCCCTGTTTTGTCAAACCTGCTAATTTAGGTTCATCGGTGGGGATTGCCAAAGTGCGATCGCGTTCAGAATTAGAAGGTGCTTTAGATAATGCTGCTAGTTATGACCGACGGATAATTGTCGAAGCTGGTGTTGTCGCTAGAGAAGTAGAATGCGCCGTTTTAGGCAACGATCAACCCCAAGCTTCAGTTGTCGGTGAAATTACTTTTGATAGTGATTTTTACGATTACGAAACTAAATATACCGCAGGCCGAGCAGATTTACACATTCCGGCAAAGCTACCAGATACCATTACCAATCAAATTAAGGATTTGGCTTTGCAAGCCTTTACCGCTATTGATGCTGCTGGGTTGGCAAGAGTAGACTTTTTCTATGTGGAAGCCACAGGAGAAGTGTTGATTAACGAAATCAATACTTTCCCAGGGTTCACCGCAACCAGTATGTATCCTCAACTCTGGGCTGATAGTGGTATACCCTTCCCAGAATTAGTTGATCGCTTGATTCAACTTGCCTTAGCTTAA
- a CDS encoding lysophospholipid acyltransferase family protein: MSEKQHHLDTKLGWSLDERDPRFITSLMPLLEWFYHNYFRVQTSGWENIPTQEKVLFVGSHNGGLAAPDMFMMMYDWFLRFGENQPVYGLMHPKAWEVFGPVAQFAAKTGAIMAHPKMAYAALRSGASVLVYPGGAEDVFRPHYLRNQIYFAQRKGFIKLALRENVPIVPAISYGAHDTLYVIADIYKIVQQLHQWGLPWLFGVDPIVFPIYLGLPWGLAFGPLPNIPLPAPIHTRVCPPIRFERYGRQAASDPEYVNQCYELVRSQMQQELDSLAQLSVVCS, translated from the coding sequence ATGTCAGAAAAACAACACCATTTAGATACCAAACTCGGATGGTCTTTGGATGAGCGAGATCCAAGATTCATCACATCACTAATGCCGCTTTTAGAGTGGTTCTATCACAACTATTTTCGAGTTCAAACTAGTGGCTGGGAAAATATCCCAACCCAAGAAAAAGTCCTATTTGTCGGTTCTCACAATGGGGGACTCGCTGCTCCCGATATGTTTATGATGATGTACGACTGGTTCTTACGATTTGGTGAAAACCAACCAGTCTACGGCTTAATGCATCCCAAAGCCTGGGAGGTCTTTGGTCCAGTAGCGCAATTCGCCGCCAAGACCGGAGCAATCATGGCTCATCCAAAAATGGCTTATGCGGCGTTGCGTTCAGGCGCTAGCGTGTTGGTTTATCCTGGTGGTGCAGAAGATGTCTTCCGTCCCCATTACCTGCGGAATCAAATCTATTTTGCCCAACGTAAAGGGTTTATCAAGTTAGCGCTGCGGGAAAATGTACCAATTGTGCCGGCGATTTCCTACGGTGCCCATGATACCCTATATGTCATAGCAGATATCTACAAAATTGTCCAGCAATTGCATCAATGGGGTTTACCTTGGCTATTTGGGGTTGATCCTATAGTCTTTCCCATTTATCTAGGATTACCTTGGGGATTAGCATTTGGTCCACTCCCCAATATCCCATTACCCGCCCCTATCCATACGCGGGTTTGTCCGCCAATTCGGTTTGAACGCTACGGACGCCAAGCCGCTAGCGATCCTGAGTATGTCAATCAATGCTATGAGTTAGTCAGAAGTCAGATGCAGCAGGAGTTAGACTCCTTAGCCCAACTTAGTGTAGTTTGTTCGTAA